One genomic window of Polyangium aurulentum includes the following:
- a CDS encoding PAS domain-containing protein: MERALLFEGCPEPLAIVVGDVIREKNPAWIEAVGQGASVVACFAPEDEAAVRSAIAKAAFARVTFEARLGAGPHSGASMRCVVWSAGGEACCLRLDGPALAPAAEIARSKDKALRWIFDQIDATLWTILHDGTLALSEGNALKRYGMRPGDHVGSNAWELFTPESQTARTARRVLSGEPVHDAYAEEDQYWVQYGHPLRGEDGEVFAHIGLALAMTENIKQVRYSQELLRIVNELPMVVWSMRVDGTCTLSAGKGLDRFGLVPGELVGTNLFEYFKDDPFILADYRRALEKESFASEHEYKGDMWRNVYHPAIDGKGNVIGVFAVCEDVTERTRDERRIREQLALIQMQKRSIDQLVSPVLEVWQGVLVVPLIGDLGEERAAVVTERLLGDVVRHAASFAILDLTGIDMVDTNTAQHLFNIMRAVDLLGCRALVSGVRPSVATTMVSLGLEVPTGRTYSTLADALRRCMRSVELRGR; encoded by the coding sequence ATGGAGCGAGCGCTGCTATTCGAGGGGTGCCCTGAGCCGCTGGCGATTGTCGTCGGGGATGTGATTCGCGAGAAAAACCCGGCGTGGATCGAGGCGGTCGGGCAGGGCGCTTCGGTGGTGGCGTGCTTCGCGCCGGAGGATGAAGCGGCCGTTCGTTCGGCAATCGCGAAGGCGGCCTTTGCGCGGGTCACGTTCGAGGCGCGGCTCGGCGCGGGCCCGCATTCCGGGGCGTCGATGCGGTGCGTCGTCTGGTCTGCCGGTGGCGAGGCCTGCTGCCTCCGGCTCGACGGCCCGGCGCTCGCCCCTGCGGCCGAGATTGCGCGCTCGAAGGACAAGGCCCTGCGCTGGATATTCGACCAGATCGACGCGACCCTGTGGACGATCCTGCACGACGGCACGCTCGCGCTTTCGGAGGGCAATGCGCTGAAGCGCTACGGCATGCGCCCCGGCGACCATGTCGGGAGCAACGCATGGGAGCTCTTCACGCCGGAGAGCCAGACGGCGAGGACGGCGCGGCGGGTGCTCTCGGGCGAGCCTGTGCACGACGCCTATGCCGAGGAAGATCAATACTGGGTGCAATATGGTCACCCGCTCCGCGGCGAGGATGGCGAGGTGTTCGCCCACATCGGGCTGGCCCTCGCGATGACCGAGAACATAAAGCAGGTACGCTATTCCCAGGAGCTTCTGCGCATCGTCAACGAATTGCCCATGGTCGTCTGGTCGATGAGGGTGGACGGCACCTGCACGCTCTCGGCAGGGAAGGGGCTCGATCGATTCGGGCTCGTTCCCGGCGAGCTGGTCGGCACGAACCTGTTCGAGTATTTCAAGGACGATCCGTTCATCCTCGCCGATTATCGGCGCGCGCTCGAGAAGGAGTCGTTCGCGAGCGAGCACGAATACAAGGGTGACATGTGGCGCAACGTCTATCACCCGGCGATCGACGGAAAGGGCAACGTGATCGGCGTGTTCGCGGTGTGCGAGGACGTCACGGAGCGGACGCGCGACGAGCGGCGCATTCGCGAGCAGCTCGCGCTGATCCAGATGCAGAAGCGCTCGATCGATCAGCTCGTCAGCCCGGTCCTCGAGGTCTGGCAGGGCGTGCTGGTGGTCCCGCTGATCGGTGATCTCGGTGAGGAGCGCGCGGCCGTGGTGACCGAGCGGCTGCTCGGCGACGTGGTCCGTCACGCTGCGAGCTTCGCCATTCTCGACCTGACGGGGATCGACATGGTCGATACCAACACGGCGCAGCACCTCTTCAATATCATGCGCGCCGTGGATCTGCTGGGTTGCAGGGCATTGGTGTCCGGTGTCCGGCCCAGCGTGGCGACGACGATGGTGTCGCTCGGGCTCGAGGTCCCCACCGGCCGTACCTATTCGACGCTGGCGGACGCGCTGCGTCGGTGCATGCGGTCGGTCGAGCTGCGGGGGCGCTGA
- a CDS encoding STAS domain-containing protein: protein MDRTRCFDGCPDPLAVVVGGVIREQNPAWTEAIGPASSLEACFAPEAHAALRSALAQAASGPVRFEARLAVGGQRGASMRCTLWSADGEGHYLRLDGPMPAASAPSASAAEIARSKEKALLWIFERMEVTLWVIARDGTILLSEGGALARYGLQPGELVGQNSFQIYPPESHGAKTTDRVLAGECVRTAYAEDEQTWVQECHPLRDEDGEVYAQVGLALAMSDYAGQLRQAQLLMRIVNELPLIVWAMRSDGICTLSAGKDLAKFGLAPGALVGKDMYDRYMYHPPSLDAFRRALGGEAFTSEDEFEGGIWRNSYYTAIDGKGDVTGLFAVSEEITERARDERRMREQLALIQAQKQAIDQLVSPVLEVWRGVLVVPLIGEIGAERASVVTERLLGDVVRHVASFAILDLTGIETVDDNAAQHLFNIMRGVDLLGCTALISGIRPSVASTMVSLGLEIPKGRTFSTLAEALRRCMRSAEARRG from the coding sequence ATGGATCGAACCCGTTGCTTCGATGGTTGCCCGGATCCCCTCGCGGTCGTCGTCGGAGGCGTCATTCGCGAGCAAAACCCTGCATGGACGGAGGCGATCGGGCCCGCCTCCTCGCTCGAGGCGTGCTTTGCGCCCGAGGCTCATGCGGCCCTTCGTTCGGCCCTCGCACAGGCCGCGTCCGGGCCGGTTCGTTTCGAGGCGCGGCTCGCCGTGGGCGGGCAACGCGGGGCGTCGATGCGGTGCACTCTATGGTCCGCCGATGGAGAGGGCCATTACCTGCGGCTCGACGGTCCAATGCCCGCCGCTTCCGCTCCTTCCGCCTCTGCCGCCGAGATCGCTCGGTCGAAAGAGAAAGCCTTGCTCTGGATCTTCGAGCGGATGGAGGTGACCCTCTGGGTGATCGCGCGCGACGGGACCATTCTCCTCTCGGAGGGCGGGGCGCTGGCGCGCTATGGGCTGCAGCCTGGCGAGCTCGTTGGGCAGAATTCCTTCCAGATCTACCCGCCGGAGAGTCACGGCGCGAAGACCACCGATCGGGTGCTCGCCGGTGAATGCGTGCGAACCGCCTATGCCGAGGACGAGCAGACCTGGGTGCAAGAATGCCACCCTCTGCGCGACGAGGACGGTGAGGTCTACGCCCAGGTTGGCCTGGCCCTCGCGATGAGCGATTACGCAGGGCAGCTGCGCCAGGCCCAGCTCCTCATGCGAATCGTGAACGAATTGCCCCTGATCGTCTGGGCGATGCGGTCGGACGGCATCTGCACGCTCTCCGCCGGCAAGGATCTCGCGAAGTTCGGCCTCGCGCCCGGCGCTCTGGTCGGCAAGGACATGTACGACCGCTACATGTACCATCCCCCGAGCCTCGACGCTTTCCGCCGCGCGCTGGGCGGCGAGGCGTTCACGAGCGAGGACGAATTCGAGGGCGGCATCTGGCGCAACAGCTATTACACCGCCATCGACGGCAAGGGCGACGTGACGGGCCTGTTCGCGGTCTCCGAGGAAATCACGGAGCGGGCGCGGGACGAGCGGCGCATGCGCGAGCAGCTCGCGCTGATCCAGGCGCAGAAGCAGGCCATCGACCAGCTCGTGAGCCCGGTGCTCGAGGTCTGGCGGGGTGTGCTCGTGGTGCCGCTGATCGGCGAGATCGGCGCGGAGCGGGCGTCGGTGGTGACCGAGCGGCTGCTCGGCGACGTGGTCCGTCACGTGGCGAGCTTCGCCATTCTGGATCTGACGGGGATCGAGACCGTCGACGATAACGCGGCTCAGCACCTGTTCAACATCATGCGGGGCGTGGACCTGCTGGGCTGCACGGCATTGATATCCGGCATCCGGCCGAGCGTGGCCTCGACGATGGTGTCGCTCGGGCTGGAGATCCCGAAAGGGCGAACGTTTTCGACGCTGGCGGAGGCGCTGCGGCGGTGTATGCGGTCGGCGGAGGCGCGGAGGGGCTGA
- a CDS encoding STAS domain-containing protein, protein MDRSPFFDGCPDPLAVVVGDVIQSQNPAWGAAVGPASSLLACFAPEDHVAVRSALAEAPSGPVHLELRLAVGPHRGASMRCALWSAGGEVRCLRLEGPMPAAAAPAPADIVRSKEKAMLWLLDEMDAALWSIARDGTICLSEGPALWRYGLRPGQMVGCNAFQIYPPDTQAARTTRRVLGGQPVRDVYAEEEQYWAQHCYPLRGDDGEVFALVGLALAMTDNVAELRQAQHLLRIVNELPLVVWAMKADGICTLSAGKGLAQLALAPGELVGRNMFELYEHEPRTLDALRRTLGGESFTREEDYNGSIWRTTYYTAIDGKGDVTGLFAISEDVSERARAERRIREQLALIQAQKHAIDQLVSPVLEVWRGVLVVPLIGEIGADRAAVVTERLLGDVVRHAARFAILDLTGIDTVDAHAAQHLFDIMRGVDLLGCTALVSGIRPSVATTMVSLGIDVPKGRTFSTLAEALRRCMRSVEVRGG, encoded by the coding sequence ATGGATCGATCGCCGTTCTTCGATGGTTGCCCGGATCCCCTCGCCGTCGTCGTCGGAGACGTCATTCAAAGTCAAAACCCCGCCTGGGGGGCGGCGGTCGGTCCTGCTTCCTCGTTGCTCGCGTGCTTCGCGCCCGAGGACCATGTGGCCGTTCGTTCGGCCCTCGCGGAGGCGCCATCCGGGCCGGTTCACCTCGAATTGCGGCTCGCCGTAGGTCCGCATCGCGGGGCTTCGATGCGGTGCGCTCTGTGGTCCGCGGGCGGCGAGGTCCGCTGCCTGCGGCTCGAGGGTCCAATGCCCGCCGCTGCCGCGCCCGCCCCCGCCGATATCGTCCGATCGAAGGAAAAGGCCATGCTATGGCTCCTGGACGAGATGGATGCCGCCCTGTGGTCGATCGCGCGCGACGGGACCATTTGCCTCTCCGAAGGCCCGGCGCTGTGGCGCTATGGCCTGCGCCCCGGTCAGATGGTGGGATGTAACGCCTTCCAGATCTACCCGCCGGACACCCAGGCCGCGAGGACGACGCGGCGGGTCCTCGGCGGGCAGCCGGTGCGAGACGTATACGCCGAGGAGGAGCAATACTGGGCGCAGCACTGCTATCCGCTCCGCGGCGACGACGGCGAGGTCTTTGCCCTCGTCGGTCTGGCCCTGGCGATGACCGACAACGTGGCGGAGCTCCGCCAGGCCCAGCACCTCTTGCGGATCGTGAATGAATTGCCGCTGGTCGTATGGGCCATGAAGGCGGACGGCATTTGCACGCTCTCCGCCGGAAAGGGCCTCGCGCAGCTCGCGCTCGCGCCCGGGGAGCTGGTCGGCCGCAACATGTTCGAGCTTTACGAACACGAGCCGCGGACCCTCGACGCGCTCCGGCGCACGCTGGGCGGGGAGTCGTTCACGAGGGAGGAAGACTACAACGGCAGCATCTGGCGCACCACCTATTACACCGCCATTGACGGCAAGGGCGACGTGACGGGCCTGTTCGCGATCTCCGAGGACGTCTCGGAGCGGGCGCGCGCCGAGCGGCGCATCCGAGAGCAGCTCGCGCTGATCCAGGCGCAGAAGCATGCCATCGACCAGCTCGTGAGCCCTGTCCTCGAGGTTTGGCGCGGCGTGCTCGTGGTGCCGCTGATCGGCGAGATTGGCGCGGATCGGGCGGCCGTGGTGACCGAGCGGCTGCTCGGCGACGTGGTCCGTCACGCGGCGCGCTTCGCGATTCTGGATCTGACGGGGATCGACACCGTCGACGCCCATGCGGCGCAGCACCTGTTCGACATCATGCGCGGCGTGGACCTGCTGGGCTGCACGGCATTGGTGTCCGGTATCCGGCCGAGCGTGGCGACGACGATGGTGTCGCTCGGGATCGACGTCCCGAAAGGGCGGACTTTTTCGACGCTGGCGGAGGCGCTGCGCCGGTGTATGCGGTCGGTCGAGGTGCGGGGGGGCTGA